Part of the Sphingomonas japonica genome is shown below.
GACGGGGCGGAACACCAGGATCAGCGCCATCGGCCGATCCGACGGCTTGGGCGGCGCCAGAACGAAGCCGGCGGGACCTGCGCGATACAGCCCGCCATTTTCGGCAGTCATCCCATCGGCGATGATTTCCGCACGGATCTCGTCGCCCTCGGTGCGATCGAGGTCCGCCAGCGCCACGAACTGCGCGTCGCCAAGTTGCACCCACTCGCACAGCGCGCCCAGCTGGACGGCAGGCGTCAGCGTTCCCGTGCCGATCGGCACAACCATCCGATAGAATCCGTCCGCGGTCGGGCGCGCGTCGATGTCGAGCTTTTGCTGACCGCTCGATCCGAGCAACATCACCGGCACTGGCACGCCGGCACCTTCGAAATCGGCGTTGCGCAGGTCGAGCGCATGTCGCGCCGACCCGAACAGCGCCAGGTTGAGCGCCAGCCCGTGGCGCTGCAGCTCGCCCGGCACGAACATCCGATCGGTGGTGTTGAGATAGGCGGGGCCGCGCCTGCGCAGCCCGGTGGTGGAGGCAGACCCGTCGAGCAGCCGCACGACGTCGTCGCTGCCGAGATTTACGTCGTGGTCGAACGCTTCGAGCAGTTCGACCTCGCGGGCGATCGGCAGGAACATCAACCGCGCCAGCACCGCCGCGGCGGACCGGCGATCGGCGTCGCGATCCTGGACGGCGTTGGCCTTGACCACACCGCGCGCGGCGTTGGCGACATAGGCGATTGCCGCGGCCTGCACGGCGTCGCGCACGGTGCTTTGCGCTCCCTTGATCCCGCTTGCCGCGCGGATCGGGCTGCCGTCGCTGCGATAGTCGGTGGTCGAACCCTGTGCCACGGTGCACAGCTGTTCGAGCACCGCGATCGATCCGCTGAGCGCATTGAGCACGCGTGCCTCATAATGGCGGCGGTCGAGGAAGCCGGCCTTGTCCAGCCCAGACGCGACGCCCTCTCGTAGCATCAGGTAGCGGCCGACGACGGTCAGTTTCATGCGATCGGCCAGCATCGGCGCGACCAGATTCTGGACGGTACCGTTATATCCCAGATCGACCAGCATCACCGCATCGCCGTTTTCGACTCCGGCAGCGGCGAGATGCGCGATCAGGCGATCGGCGAATTGCCGCGATCGTGCGACGATGCGCGCGACCTGCTTGCGCTCCAGCACTGCCCTGCGGAACGCGCCGCGCGTGCCGCCCGCTTGCGCCTGGCGGCGTTCGGCGGCGGTGAGCATCAACTGGTCGGCCAGTGTCGCGGTCGAGACGCGGTCGAGCGTGTCGATCACATGCACCTCCACGCTGGCGGCATCGACGAACGATGCGCGGGTGGCGGTGATGCGGCTGATCTCGACCGCCGCCGCCGGACCGTCCGCACCGAATGCGGCCCGGAACATCTCTAGTGGCAGATAGCCGTCGCGCATCAGGAACAGCGGGCGTACCGGCTTGCCCAGCGCATCCG
Proteins encoded:
- a CDS encoding hydrolase, yielding MTKLTIRAHAIASLLDQLPPGVTTLSLDCFDTLLWRDVAAPRDVFAGIDLPGGAVEPRMWAERTARRRQRNRGKGIEIDLATIHRTFDPTANAEQQARAVAHECALEARHCFGFAPTIALMRAAKERGLGIVIVSDTYLSEAQLRMLIEQAAGADVLALIDRVFVSSQYRVGKTAGLFAQVLSALGIDPQALFHVGDNPAADRDAPSRLGIGCAHLIQFDRASEQRLRLEAGAAAMIDPAVRMTTPAWQRHRAAVALRSDDSPAAMLGHDVLGPLLHEFSQWLHDEIAALSDALGKPVRPLFLMRDGYLPLEMFRAAFGADGPAAAVEISRITATRASFVDAASVEVHVIDTLDRVSTATLADQLMLTAAERRQAQAGGTRGAFRRAVLERKQVARIVARSRQFADRLIAHLAAAGVENGDAVMLVDLGYNGTVQNLVAPMLADRMKLTVVGRYLMLREGVASGLDKAGFLDRRHYEARVLNALSGSIAVLEQLCTVAQGSTTDYRSDGSPIRAASGIKGAQSTVRDAVQAAAIAYVANAARGVVKANAVQDRDADRRSAAAVLARLMFLPIAREVELLEAFDHDVNLGSDDVVRLLDGSASTTGLRRRGPAYLNTTDRMFVPGELQRHGLALNLALFGSARHALDLRNADFEGAGVPVPVMLLGSSGQQKLDIDARPTADGFYRMVVPIGTGTLTPAVQLGALCEWVQLGDAQFVALADLDRTEGDEIRAEIIADGMTAENGGLYRAGPAGFVLAPPKPSDRPMALILVFRPVVWRSDSVAAAAAA